The region TTCGCGCAGTCGAAAGGGAAGCAATTATCTCACGGAATACTACATGCGTGTTAAATGCTAACGGAACATTATTTCATCAGGGGAACGCCACGATAAATGACAATTGTAACGTTACCTGTGACAATTTTAAAGACGATCCCTGCCTATATAAATCTGTGACTTTCTGGGGTTTTGTGATTCTGTTTTTATTTGGTCACATtggttttaatatttgtaccAGCGTAAACGATGCAATTTGTTTCGACATATTAGGtaaatacgtttttttgtaaatgtatatttcagaattgaaattaaaaaaaagaaatatctgtatcaattaaattttagcaagaaattactttataaatgctttcacattatattattaaatacaagtaaaatattgtttgCAATAAAGCTTAATTGTTTAGGTGAAGATGGACAAGTAATATACGGTAGGCAGCGATTATGGGGCTCAattggtttttcttttctgacACTTATATCTGGTTACACCATCGACTTGTGGTCAGAAGGAAAGATCTACAAAACTTACACGCCAGCgtttattttagtatttatatttatttgtatcgaTTTGACCTGTTTCAAAAGATTGAAGgtactttatattattaaagaaaaaagtacaatgatataattttgatGTTATTACCTtgacgttacatttttattacagttacCATTGATAAAATCGCCAAACATATTAAAAGATGTTTATACCGTTTTGAAATTGATgccaattattatatttcaatgcACTGTATTTATTGCTGGCATTTTCGAGTGTCTCACGATTAACTTTGTATTTTGGTaagttttatacaaagaataaaatgtaaaaatttgtgtcatatatattaataacaatccAATTGTTTGTTTTATTAGGTTAATAGAGGATCTAGCTATGGCGACTGGTAACatgaataaagttaaattaatacagGGCCTAACAATATCAGCAGCTTTCCTTGGTagcaaagtaatttttttctttatgtccGGTAagatttgcaaaaaatatatttgttttaacgttctgataaataaaatatgactgtatataatgtaatgtgaaaataatctatttttttttctccttcaggaaaaatattgaagaaattTGGATATGGATACACAATAACATTTTGCTTTTTAGCCTTCGCGTTGAGATTGGGATCATTGTCTTTAGTATCATCACCATGGTACGTCGTTCTAGTAGAAATCTGTTTCCAAGGACCAACATTTGCGCTACTCCACTCAACAATAGTAACATATGCAAGCGTAATAGCACCACCCGGCACGTCCGCCACCGTTCAAGCAATTACGATTGGAATAAAGGAGGGTCTTGGTAAGTTTAACAAAGTTTCCATCAAAGGATCACAGTCCGCGTTACACCCATTtcactttataaatatatctactTTCCCAACAAACTTAGCGATACGTTATACGTAACACAGCAATTAATGTTTTTAGGATATGCGGTTGGTGGTCTTTTAGCTGgctacttaattaaaaaagttggCAGTTCAATGACTTTCAGAATTTATGCAGGACTTGCAGCACTTTCTGCTTTATtgtatttcataatttatgtTTCGTACTTAAAGCATACGATGACA is a window of Cardiocondyla obscurior isolate alpha-2009 linkage group LG11, Cobs3.1, whole genome shotgun sequence DNA encoding:
- the LOC139106380 gene encoding major facilitator superfamily domain-containing protein 6-like isoform X1; this translates as MKINYTYLNVKVHYFFFMAAMGAINLYVPVYGKQLGISPLIVGGIIAILPVGSFIGKLLFGYAVDRFLNSKKTIFMIVIASTGISYASIYFLPALPSPILPDHQYQNISYNSLSLCNTSLHASTVASCSDTKDTTCHWMCKDTNFSVPLSFRAVEREAIISRNTTCVLNANGTLFHQGNATINDNCNVTCDNFKDDPCLYKSVTFWGFVILFLFGHIGFNICTSVNDAICFDILGEDGQVIYGRQRLWGSIGFSFLTLISGYTIDLWSEGKIYKTYTPAFILVFIFICIDLTCFKRLKLPLIKSPNILKDVYTVLKLMPIIIFQCTVFIAGIFECLTINFVFWLIEDLAMATGNMNKVKLIQGLTISAAFLGSKVIFFFMSGKILKKFGYGYTITFCFLAFALRLGSLSLVSSPWYVVLVEICFQGPTFALLHSTIVTYASVIAPPGTSATVQAITIGIKEGLGYAVGGLLAGYLIKKVGSSMTFRIYAGLAALSALLYFIIYVSYLKHTMTVIGNESRNTIYHNFNYFNFFKIVKYNFSFRRYTK
- the LOC139106380 gene encoding major facilitator superfamily domain-containing protein 6-like isoform X2 encodes the protein MKINYTYLNVKVHYFFFMAAMGAINLYVPVYGKQLGISPLIVGGIIAILPVGSFIGKLLFGYAVDRFLNSKKTIFMIVIASTGISYASIYFLPALPSPILPDHQYQNISYNSLSLCNTSLHASTVASCSDTKDTTCHWMCKDTNFSVPLSFRAVEREAIISRNTTCVLNANGTLFHQGNATINDNCNVTCDNFKDDPCLYKSVTFWGFVILFLFGHIGFNICTSVNDAICFDILGEDGQVIYGRQRLWGSIGFSFLTLISGYTIDLWSEGKIYKTYTPAFILVFIFICIDLTCFKRLKLPLIKSPNILKDVYTVLKLMPIIIFQCTVFIAGIFECLTINFVFWLIEDLAMATGNMNKVKLIQGLTISAAFLGSKVIFFFMSGKILKKFGYGYTITFCFLAFALRLGSLSLVSSPWYVVLVEICFQGPTFALLHSTIVTYASVIAPPGTSATVQAITIGIKEGLGYAVGGLLAGYLIKKVGSSMTFRIYAGLAALSALLYFIIYVSYLKHTMTVIDIRNNVEWRKPADARRDCATDET